CTGCCAAGCGTCTGATTGATACTGTGTTTAAACACCAGTTGATTCCAACTTTCATGCAGTCACACTTCTCGGCACTGAGAAGCACATTAGAGGCGGGCGTTCCCACTGTTCGCAATCGTCTATCGGGACATGGACAAGGAAGTACAGTAGTCCCCGTTCCAGAATCCATCGCAGGATACGCACTTCATTTGACCGCATCAAACATCCTTTTGTTGGCGCGAGCTAATGAGGAAACGAAATAGGATTTATTATATATGCCCGAAAAGAAAAAACAGCATTATGTTCCTGTGTTCTATCTAAAGCGTTTTTCACCGGACGGGAGAAGTATCGGGCTGTGGAATATCCAATCTAAAAAAAAGGTACCTGCAGCAAGCTTAAAAAGCCAATGTTGTGAAAACTTTTTCTACGAACAGGGCGAAAATATAGAAAATTCGCTTAGCGATCTTGAAAGTCAGGCATCAAAAGTCCTTAGAGGTATTGATCGGGACGGCTCTTTGCCTCCCGCCTGGCATCGAAACTATGAAATCTTAAGGCGATACATTTTTACGCAGCTTTTTAGAACTAAGTATATGACAGACGAAATAAATAGCATGTTAGATCAATTTAAGGGCACGGTTACACAAAATAATCCTCATCTATTACGCATAAATGGACATACAAAAGAAGAATTTGAGGAGATCGTAGAAGAATTTAAGGGGAATACCCCGGAATTTTCTATAGTTGTTGCTTACTCTGATAGGGTGAAAAAGACGACTCCAGATTTAAAGAGTAAATTGTTAATTAACAAGACTAAAGTAGAATTTTTAACGTCTGATCATCCTGTTATTTTATACAACCAATTACTGAATTTTATGTCATCTTTTGGGATACCTGGTTCTCGTACGGGATTGCCTGCAAAAGGACTTCAAGTTTTCTTTCCTATCAGTCCAACGAAGTTAATGTTGTTTTATGATCCTACTTCGTATCAGGTTGGTCATAGTCAGCGTCGAAACGTACCAATACGCCACAAACAGGAGGTTTTAGATATAAATATTCTTCAGATGTGCTCTGCCCATGAAAACATTTATTTTAAAAATGAAACTTTTGACATCGATACTTTATATAATCGAGCCAAGCCATATATGAGAAGAATGCAAAATGATTTTAATAAGCAAAACTTTAATGTTCAAAAAGAAAGGGAAAGTGGACTTATCCACATGCATGGCTCAAGACCAGATATAAATACCGATTTGAAACCGTCCTTTATTCGTATAATGCAGGACGCCAAGCTTTACCGAACGAATATCAAAGAGAAAATAGAGGCTGGTCACAGTATTCCAGCTATTCTCCTACGAGAATCTTTGGGTAATTTAAGCATATAATTCCCGGATATATTGGATTCCCAACAATTCTATATAAGGAGTTTATCGAATGAAAACAGAATTTTATCCCATTTCCTTATCAGCGATATCCCTGAAGGTCGCACAAAAAAATGGCAGACGAAGAAAATCTCAACAGGAAGGTCAACCTTTTTTGTTTGAACATCAATTCGTGGATAACACAAAAAAGATTAAGAATGAGTTTGGAGAGGAGATTATTCGGGTAGATGGCGATATCCCTGTGAATTTACCCGTCAATGATGGGGATAGATTTCTGTTTATCAGTTACGACCAGAGTATCCTAACACATGGGTTGCACAAGTATCCAGCCAAATTCTTTCCAGAATTGCCTCGCTGGTTGATTCAACGATATTCAAAAAAGAAAGACCGCATACTTGATCCCTTTTCTGGGAGTGGGACCACAAATGTTGAAGCTCTGCGCTTGGGACGGAACTCTGTTGGGATTGATGTTGATCCCTTTTCCCGCTTCCTTTCAAAAGTCAAAGTAACACCTTTAGATGCGGCAGAACTCAAATCGTCTCAAGAATCTCTTTTACAGGCAGTCTTGAATTACCAACCCTCGCTGGTTGCAGAATCGGATATACCTGACTTCCCATATAGGGACAACTGGTTCAATCGAGAGATTACCCTTGAACTGGCCTATCTAAAAAAGTATATTGATTCCCTTGATACAAGTCAGGATATCAAAGACTTCTTCAAAGTTTGTTTTTCCTCAATCATCCGCTCAGTGTCCAATGCCGACGATAATTGCACGCGAACCGTGATTCGTAAAACATTGGGCAAAAAGGTATGTCCTGCTGATGCACTGAAAAAATTTGCAGAATCTGTACTGGTCAATGTGCCTAAGATGGTAGAATTTTCTCAAAATGATCTCAATGGTATAACGACTCACTTCCCAGAGGACATGGATGCGAGAAATATAAAGTACGATGTAGAGGTTTTTGATTTGGCATTGACGTCTCCTCCATACGCCAATGCAGTAGATTATCCGAGAACCCACCAGCTGGAAATTTATTGGTTGGGATTTGCTGAGGGCACATTGACGCCGTTAAAGAAAAAAAACGTGGGCACGGAAAGTGTTTCATCTCGTGATTACCAGGTACAACATCAGATTGGTGTAAAGGATGCGGATACCGTCATTTCTAAAATTTTTGAAGTAGATCCAAGGAGAGCCTATATTGCGTTCAAATACTTAGAAGACATGAAAAAGAATCTGGCTGAAGTGTACAAGGTTTTGTGCAAGGAGGGGAGATACATCATCGTTGTGGGTAATAATCGGATTCGCGGTCAGCTATTCGAAAGTTGGAAGTATCTCATGACACTCGCTGAAGACATCGGGTTTGATGTTGAAAATTACTTTGGATCAGAGATCATAAAGCACTTTATTAAGGTCCCAAGAGGGGAACGCATCAATACAGACTGGATTTTGGTGCTCAAAAAGTAAGAATAGAAAGGAAAAAACATGGCAATGAGTAAAGATAAAGGGCTACAAGCGTCAATAGATGGCTTTGCCCATGAGCATATTGTTGTTGGAATGCTGATGAAAAAATATGGGAATGTTTCATTGGTCACCTTGCCACTGTCACCTTACGATATAATCATTGTGCGACCAGATGAAGAACTTGGACGCGAAGATATTATCCGCGCTCAAGTAAAAACAGCAACTCGATCTATTAGCTTTACCGGTGGTACTAGAGGCGGTGTAGATAGAGAATATATATCTGACGTTAAAAAATACCGACAATCAACAGAAACTTCAGATGTTGTCATTGGTATTCATCCGATAAACGGTAACTCATTTGAACTCTATTTCGTTCCCACTGTTCTAATTGAACAACTGGATCAAGACAGTATTTCCATTAACAAAATACAAGATCTGAAGAACAACTATGATGTTTTAGAGAATTGTAAGAACAAGGATTTGATTATAGAAAAGTGCCTAGAGTATGGGATTCTTAAGAGTTCATATTTCTTGAGTACTCTTTTTTAATTCTTTGAAGCTCTCCTTGGATTTCGGGATCCGCGGCCATTTCGTTTAACTGTGCATCACCGTCTGTTTTATCAGAGATATTTTCTCTTATTCGGTGGCTTACGCGCTCAATAAGGAGCAATTGATCATCTAAGGACAACCGACTGATATTTTCTTCTAATTCAGAAAGAAAGGATGGTGCAGACATGGTTGTTCCCCTAAAATCATCCCGCTCAAGATGGGCGCGGATGATTTTTCTTTTACAACATCAAATTGTCTATTAACTTCCTGACCTACACGGCGACATGAAGTATAGAAAGAATTTTAAAAAAACAAGGCCAGATGTCCTTTCAAACTGGAGAACCTCGATGAGCGGTGTTGCACCTGTTGATTTGCGAGAAGTTCGCAAGCAGGATTTACATCACGTATGGCATCCTTTGATGCAATATGAGGGTAAGAGCGAAGACGATTTGCTCGTTATTGTGTCGGCGGATGGGTGTGAGATCACGGATTCGGATGGGAAAACTTATCTCGATGCGTATGGCGGGATATGGAATGTCAATGTGGGGTATGGTCGGGATGAGATTGTCGAAGCTGTGTATGAACAGATGAAAACACTCCCGTTTTATCCCATGACGCAGATCAATGTGCCCGCGGCGCGACTCGCTGCGCGGTTGGCGGAATTGTCACCGGGCGATCTCAACCATTTCTTTTTTGTCAATAGCGGTTCAGAGGCTAATGAGACCGCTATTAAAGTTGCGAGACAATACGGCAGGGCGACGCATCCGGGCGAAAGCCGCTTTAAAATTATCTGCCGGTATAAGGGCTATCACGGCTTTACGATGGGGGCTATGTCTGCGACCGGTCAGGTGAGGCGACGCGCGCCGTTTGAACCCCTGGCACCGGGATTTATCCACGTTGAGTTGCCCACTGACGATGCCCATGGGGCGGACGAGATCGCGCGGGTTATCGAACGTGAAGGTCCCGATACGGTCGCGGCGGTTCTTGCAGAACCCGTTGTTGGTGGTGGCGGCGTGCTTGTCCCGCCAGATGATTATTTTCCCGCTCTGCGCGATGTGTGCGACCACTATGGGTGTTTGCTGATGTTTGACGAGGTGATTACTGGTTTTGGGCGCACCGGGAAATTGTTCGCTGCCGAGCACTGGGGTGTTGTGCCCGATGTGATGACGATTGCCAAGGGTGTGTCGAGCGGGTACCTGCCGCTGGGTGCATGCGCTGTTACCGAAAAGGTCTGGTCGGCATTTCTGGGAGGGGCGGATGAGGGAAAAGAATTTGCTCAGGTTTCCACGTATGGCGGTCATCCGGCATGTTGTGCTGCGGCGCTGGCAAATCTCGAAATTCTGACCCGGGAACGGCTGTGGGAAAATTCGGAGACTGTGGGTGCGTACTTGTTGGCGCGGCTCAAAGAACTGTCATCGCCTTTGATCAAAGAAGTTAGAGGTCTGGGGCTTATGCTCGCAGTTGAGCTTCAAAATGAAGATGGGACGGAACTGGATAGCGAGAGGACGAAAAAGTTTGGCAGTGCGCTTCGAGACGCGGGTGTGATTACCGGGAAGATGAGTCATGTTATGGTCGGGTCTGAGCCTGTATTTACACTGGCGCCACCCCTGATTTTAACGGAGGAGCAAGCCGACCGAGTAGCAGGTGCGTTTGTGACTGCGCTTCGGGCTATAAGTTGAGTTGATAAATTCGCGGGCTGTTTAGATTTTTCGCCCCTGCGATCACCACCGGAGTACGCATGCACCTGAGTTGGATTGACTATGCCATCGTTCTCGTCTATGTCGGCGGCACCATCGTCGCTGGCACGTTGGCGCGCGGTGCCATCAAGGGCATCTCCGACTTCCTCGTCGCTGGCCGCGGTCTCAAAATCCACATGGCCGTCGCCACTATGGTCTCAACGGGTCTCGGGCTGGTTACGGTCATGTACATGGCCGAGGAGGGCTTTAAATACGGCTTTGTGCCCTTCGTCTTTGGCCTCATGGCGCTGATTACCACCGTGATCATCGGCCGCACGGGCTTCATCGTCAGCCGCCTGCGCCATTTGCAGGTGATGACCGTGCCCGAATTCTACGAACTCAAGTACACGCGCGGCGTGCGCTTGCTCGGCGGTATCATCCTCACTCTCGCCGGCACCCTCAACATGGGGCTTTTTCCCATCCTCGGCAGCAAGTTCGTCGTCGGCTTCACCGGCCTCGACAAGGAATACGTCAACTACGTCATGATCGGCATGTTGCTCATCGTCGTCTTCTACACGCTGATGGGCGGCATGGTCTCGGTGGTGCTGACGGACTTCGCTCAGTTCGTGCTGCTGGCGCTGGGGTTTTTCTTCGGCACGTATGTCATTCTCAATCATCCGCAACTCGGCTGGGACAACCTCGTCCAGGCCGTGCAAATCCACAAAGGTGATATCGGCTTTGACCCCATAGCCAATCCCGGCTACGGCATCTCAATGATCTTATTTCTATTCTGCGTCGGCCTGGTCGGCGTGGTCTGGCAACCCGAAATGATGCGGCCGCTGAGTGCCGAAAGCCCCAAGGTGGCCCGCCGCGTGTTCTGGATTTCTTCTGCCACAGTTATGGGGCGGGCGATGG
This Gemmatimonadota bacterium DNA region includes the following protein-coding sequences:
- a CDS encoding DUF4238 domain-containing protein; translated protein: MPEKKKQHYVPVFYLKRFSPDGRSIGLWNIQSKKKVPAASLKSQCCENFFYEQGENIENSLSDLESQASKVLRGIDRDGSLPPAWHRNYEILRRYIFTQLFRTKYMTDEINSMLDQFKGTVTQNNPHLLRINGHTKEEFEEIVEEFKGNTPEFSIVVAYSDRVKKTTPDLKSKLLINKTKVEFLTSDHPVILYNQLLNFMSSFGIPGSRTGLPAKGLQVFFPISPTKLMLFYDPTSYQVGHSQRRNVPIRHKQEVLDINILQMCSAHENIYFKNETFDIDTLYNRAKPYMRRMQNDFNKQNFNVQKERESGLIHMHGSRPDINTDLKPSFIRIMQDAKLYRTNIKEKIEAGHSIPAILLRESLGNLSI
- a CDS encoding DNA methyltransferase, with amino-acid sequence MKTEFYPISLSAISLKVAQKNGRRRKSQQEGQPFLFEHQFVDNTKKIKNEFGEEIIRVDGDIPVNLPVNDGDRFLFISYDQSILTHGLHKYPAKFFPELPRWLIQRYSKKKDRILDPFSGSGTTNVEALRLGRNSVGIDVDPFSRFLSKVKVTPLDAAELKSSQESLLQAVLNYQPSLVAESDIPDFPYRDNWFNREITLELAYLKKYIDSLDTSQDIKDFFKVCFSSIIRSVSNADDNCTRTVIRKTLGKKVCPADALKKFAESVLVNVPKMVEFSQNDLNGITTHFPEDMDARNIKYDVEVFDLALTSPPYANAVDYPRTHQLEIYWLGFAEGTLTPLKKKNVGTESVSSRDYQVQHQIGVKDADTVISKIFEVDPRRAYIAFKYLEDMKKNLAEVYKVLCKEGRYIIVVGNNRIRGQLFESWKYLMTLAEDIGFDVENYFGSEIIKHFIKVPRGERINTDWILVLKK
- a CDS encoding aminotransferase class III-fold pyridoxal phosphate-dependent enzyme, which translates into the protein MSGVAPVDLREVRKQDLHHVWHPLMQYEGKSEDDLLVIVSADGCEITDSDGKTYLDAYGGIWNVNVGYGRDEIVEAVYEQMKTLPFYPMTQINVPAARLAARLAELSPGDLNHFFFVNSGSEANETAIKVARQYGRATHPGESRFKIICRYKGYHGFTMGAMSATGQVRRRAPFEPLAPGFIHVELPTDDAHGADEIARVIEREGPDTVAAVLAEPVVGGGGVLVPPDDYFPALRDVCDHYGCLLMFDEVITGFGRTGKLFAAEHWGVVPDVMTIAKGVSSGYLPLGACAVTEKVWSAFLGGADEGKEFAQVSTYGGHPACCAAALANLEILTRERLWENSETVGAYLLARLKELSSPLIKEVRGLGLMLAVELQNEDGTELDSERTKKFGSALRDAGVITGKMSHVMVGSEPVFTLAPPLILTEEQADRVAGAFVTALRAIS
- a CDS encoding sodium:solute symporter family protein gives rise to the protein MHLSWIDYAIVLVYVGGTIVAGTLARGAIKGISDFLVAGRGLKIHMAVATMVSTGLGLVTVMYMAEEGFKYGFVPFVFGLMALITTVIIGRTGFIVSRLRHLQVMTVPEFYELKYTRGVRLLGGIILTLAGTLNMGLFPILGSKFVVGFTGLDKEYVNYVMIGMLLIVVFYTLMGGMVSVVLTDFAQFVLLALGFFFGTYVILNHPQLGWDNLVQAVQIHKGDIGFDPIANPGYGISMILFLFCVGLVGVVWQPEMMRPLSAESPKVARRVFWISSATVMGRAMVPMFWGIAALAYFGNPELDPHYAMPEMLGKILPIGIAGLLMAGMFAAFMSTHDSYLLAWSGVIVRDVVSPIKAMLAKSSGEREADGTWGGLSSEREIYWTRAIVVILAAFLAIFGALYQLPETAFRFMYVTGSIYFSGCVGTVALGLYWKKANTPGAYCALILGALVPLNFLIMTENQHLVPEFLLPLVENSNLVGITSLALGGLAMLVVASLTQRSHPPRPLDFSNME